One stretch of Streptomyces hygroscopicus DNA includes these proteins:
- a CDS encoding rhamnose isomerase, which translates to MSDVPAVKAALKSQAVETPSWAYGNSGTRFKVFAQPGVPRSPQEKLDDAAQVHALTKVAPTVALHIPWDRVEDYGALAKYAEERGLKLGAINSNVFQDDDYKLGSVTHPDPAVRRKALDHLLECVDIMDATGSRDLKLWFSDGTNYPGQDDIAARQDRLAEALSAVYDRLGDDQRMLLEYKFFEPAFYTTDVPDWGTAYAHCLKLGPKAQVCVDTGHHAPGTNIEFIVALLLREKKLGAFDFNSRFYADDDLMVGAADPFQLFRIMYEVVRGSGLTSGVAFMLDQCHNIEPKIPAIIRSVMNVQEATAKALLVDGDALAAAQRTGDVLGANAVLMDAYNTDVRPLLAEVREELGIGPDPMAAYRGSGWAERIVSERVGGQQAGWGA; encoded by the coding sequence ATGTCTGACGTTCCAGCCGTGAAGGCGGCCCTCAAGAGCCAGGCGGTCGAGACGCCGTCATGGGCGTACGGCAACTCCGGAACCCGGTTCAAGGTCTTCGCCCAGCCCGGTGTGCCGCGCTCCCCCCAGGAGAAGCTGGACGACGCCGCCCAGGTGCACGCCCTCACCAAAGTGGCGCCCACCGTCGCCCTCCACATCCCCTGGGACCGGGTCGAGGACTACGGGGCGCTCGCCAAGTACGCGGAGGAACGCGGCCTGAAACTCGGCGCCATCAACTCCAACGTGTTCCAGGACGACGACTACAAGCTGGGCTCGGTCACCCACCCCGACCCGGCGGTCCGCCGCAAGGCGCTGGACCACCTCCTGGAGTGCGTCGACATCATGGACGCCACGGGCTCCCGCGACCTCAAGCTCTGGTTCTCCGACGGCACGAACTACCCCGGCCAGGACGACATCGCGGCCCGCCAGGACCGCCTCGCCGAGGCCCTGAGCGCCGTCTACGACCGCCTCGGCGACGACCAGCGCATGCTGCTGGAGTACAAGTTCTTCGAGCCCGCCTTCTACACCACGGACGTCCCGGACTGGGGCACCGCCTACGCCCACTGCCTGAAGCTCGGCCCCAAGGCGCAGGTCTGCGTCGACACCGGCCACCACGCCCCCGGCACCAACATCGAGTTCATCGTCGCCCTCCTCCTGCGCGAGAAGAAGCTCGGCGCCTTCGACTTCAACTCCCGCTTCTACGCGGACGACGACCTCATGGTGGGCGCCGCCGACCCCTTCCAGCTCTTCCGCATCATGTACGAGGTGGTCCGCGGCAGCGGGCTGACCTCGGGGGTCGCCTTCATGCTCGACCAGTGCCACAACATCGAGCCCAAGATCCCGGCGATCATCCGTTCCGTCATGAACGTCCAGGAAGCCACGGCCAAGGCCCTCCTGGTCGACGGTGACGCCCTGGCCGCCGCCCAGCGCACGGGCGATGTGCTCGGCGCCAACGCGGTCCTGATGGACGCGTACAACACCGACGTACGGCCGCTGCTCGCCGAAGTCCGCGAGGAACTGGGCATCGGGCCCGACCCGATGGCGGCGTACCGGGGCTCGGGGTGGGCGGAGCGGATCGTTTCGGAGCGGGTGGGTGGGCAGCAGGCGGGGTGGGGGGCGTAG